ttttcttctataaaatataaataaagtattcgtcattttataatttattaattatcatcgaTACTATCAAATAAAGaacgtaatttattgttaactattgaaataaaaatcatcatattatactgattAAGTATAACAAGTAACCAGATAGtgacgatattttaaaatatatactcttGTTGCATCGGTTGATGTTGAAAGAAGTTTTTTTATCTACAAAAATTCGCTGTCCAACCAACAACTTAATTTTGCTTGACAATATTAAAcagcatattttatagtgcaGCAGCaacaaataggtaataataaccaaaaaaaaaaatgtatttataattgatcaattaataaaaatgtattttttcagattaagTAATCTGAGACTacttaatctatattattaaaatttaaagtattacgctaaaaaaaatattaatgaatttaaaattcaactttttacttttaagctctaaaaattacattttcgacgcaattattatagctttattaactttaaagtcCCATCCCTAATTATCATACATAAGTATGCGATTTTCTGACgcctatgtttatataaattataatttatagtgtttatacatatatttacgagtatgatatatttaatatttcaagatTAATTATCGTATGAAATAATGTCCAAATTAgactatatgataaaattatatatttgtacgtgatattcatatttaatactacaaaCGACTCATCACTCACAACGACAACCCCATTATGCGTTACACTACACCTTGGAGAAATTAATTTGAGGTAATGgtgttaaatgtataatgatatcTTTATTACACCCgtaacatatgtatataatataatataattatatacagtgtAAACCTAACCTATACCCATAGGCCATATTATAAGCCATCGTATATACCTCTCTTGAAATATAAAGTACtcggaaattaattatttaaataatttaaatgggaaattttagtacctatgtatacagTTTTATCACACCTATACAGTTTTTACtacatgataatattcatatcatattaaaattatttaattcatttaaaatatttaatatatatatatatatatatatatatattggtcttaaaaagaaaaatgtactaatgtaataatacaaaatattttgtgttcgaatcgaattaaaataaaaatataactataactatctatctattcatttttataatataataatagtcagTGTACAGATTAAAAACccgttattatactatttatactagaaacattaaaaaattgtttctaaaCAGATGATGGAAGaactaaaagaaaattttacttttaaatcgtTGAGTGAAGAAGAATTGTACAATCAGACAGACAATACAGATGAAAGTGAAAATGTATCCAGTAAATGTGTATTCGcaaggtaggtatatatctgGATATATGTTAAATGagtcaaacataatatgtattatacttacctacattatgcattatacatatatatatatacgtataaatatatatatatatatattggtatgAAGTACCATTCATTAGTTTACaatgatttttgtattttcgggAATCGTATATACCGTAATATAtgcgtatatcataatatagtacctCATTAGGTACTTTAGTAGgcttatattacatatagttCAATTTTTGGTAGTGTCTTTGAAACtcgacatatttttatacttttaagcatcatatttattatgtatctagTAGTACTACATTATTGGGTACTTGTTACTTGTATTACTTAGAatctacatatacataattacattgtatatattatgtagtctctttgtaacttataaaatataatgtatcgttagtataggtataacgTCTTACttgtcaatataaaaacatgtaattaataattacaagatCAAAAATCGAgtggaataaaaaatatatattgtataataataataattaggcataattgtataaatagttaatttctgaataagttaataaataaaatccttTTAATAGGCcaatatgacaataataaatttggcttcttattatttttggttttttcaaAGAGAGAAAAgccaaatttacaaaaatcgataatcgtttgtttttattcaagaACATTAACTTTTTTAGATGGTTAAAACCAGCAAGTGTAAATGAATTGAAATTCGTGTCCAAAGACGTTTTATTGATACATGTCGAAAagacgttaatattttatgacacgAATACGCAAAAAGAAGATATTCTCATAGTAGGCAGTAAATCAACTCCAGGGAGCGGTGGtgataataatctatatttagAAGGTATTGGGTGTTTCGATTGCTGTGAAATAGATTTACTAGCCTTGGCTGAACATCCACCTATATCAAAGGtggttatatgtttatatcctGCTCTGAAAGTGTTGGCAACTCTTATTGGTAAGtatggaataaataatattttaatacctaataattggCTGATgtgttatgattttaaaataaatatgatataatacataacacgAGCACAGTGTGAGACAACTAAATTAGATGGCCGCGTAGCAAAACCTCGtaaatcgattttatcaaattatgtaggaatgattttacaataactattatatgagtctatcaatatttataatttatatatttcatcattttttcttcttttctactttctatgatatattaatatcttaattactttatttaatatacaatttaattacccatgtgaaaaaaaattatttctacttATGAAGTTTTGCTACatagatatcataattatttaataattaaaaatgtgaatatatgtaacaatatttcatttataaataaaaaaaatcaaagctaTTCCGACATccgtaatatgtatattatgcaaaatagGAACATTAAAccaatttgtatttacatttacatattatattgcagtaGTCGTTATTTGGtttctaatatatttcaaatacattaCAGGGAAATTTCGTCATTTTATAATCGCCatttcaccaaatatttttgatgtgttttaatttttttttttattgtatattagaaCGTCAGTCGATAATCACCCAAAACGTTGAagcgatttttaaaataatttttcagctataacaaattaattaatttaaataattgtataagatAATGTAGTCAGTTAGGTAATATGGATTTTGGTttttacaaattgaaaaaaaatatatgtgtgtcTGATGTATAGTtgctatatgtataaatgaccCATTTTTACCCGTATTACACTATGATTTATTATGTCAacttttatgattttgaaaaaaaaaatatttttacagtttgaaaagtatttatacttaaaaaaaatattaaagctactacgatgaaaaaaatatttttgacaaagTATAGCTACACTTAGTTGTAGAAGAAAAtgctataaactaaataaacgaattttttttttttacaaaaattaactgatgaaattatttttatggttttgatGGagcagtatattgtatacaagctaaacaatatttatgttgaaGAGGATTTTAACGGATTTCAGATAGTAGCTGCTCTTCACCATACAAGTCTATACTGTTTCTGAGGTTGGAATATTTAATCGGCTTGCGTGATTACCCGGCATTCGATCTGATCGTGTGGGCGTGGAGAATTGGAGAAAAACTGTTGGTTGTCGACACCGGATTCATTCAGCCGAACCAATATCTAAAGTAAAAGCACGCTCCGTCTGCTTGGTGTGCCAAGTGCCGCGagcataataaacaatatatatatatatatatatatatatacatatgatatatatactacCCAAAACTGATTGGTTTTCTCtcgtataatgataataataataataacgatagtgCGGCAATATTATCATAGAGTTTTGGTTTTTGGGATAACATATTACACTacaaatatagaaaacatattattcactTGAAATTATTGCAAacatatactaaattaatacaattaaatacttatatttattttccgttcaagcaaaaaataaaatatgttataaaaataaaaatatcaataccaGTTAGGTACTATATTGTGTTCTTTTTGCTTTAAGATTAATGCACAGCtaagtgatatatttttagtcagTGTATTTCTAtagaaaatatctaattttgattttaatcattcgtaaaaatattatggaatGATAGGGTTTCACACATTTATCTGCACAGctcaaaaattacttattttttattacagacagtgtatttatttttaaacactacctaattttaacctatttagtataactattataatgtagaaaATGATCTTATTTACGCCATACTACTGTCATAATACTTGTAGTATtgtgtttttgaatatttgtgATATTGAACgcctatacttatatatatggtTTCACGATGTTTGTAAAGGTAAATCATTCGTAttcaataaagtaattaagagcaaaaaaatatattttatcaaattttgaattttgaatatgtataatatggattgtatatactcgtaatatagtttaacataactatttttaaatattagtttttttcggCATTTGAAAActtgtaacaaaaaatatgtatgcaaTGAATAATACATGATACAAGATGCAAACGTATGAAATGATGCACAAACACTTTCTAGTTTTTATTTCGTCGTACAATTTGTATACCGCtatggaaatattattttcacaataaaaaaaaataagtttacatactcaataatatggtattggattgttgataaaaaagatattataaaatttgctaTATTAATCTGTATGGTTTTacttgtatgatattatagtacctTTTGGAAATTTATCTGAAGTACAAacaaatactatacattaaatgttgtatgtaaatttgtattttatttggagcgttcattaaataattattaaaaaaaaaatgttctttacaaaatatgtaaagctCTAATTCTGATCagtgtaattattatcgttattacttattttattaccaaGGTACtattttccaaataataaaaacaaaatactaaagAGTTAGATTATAGTTAGAGTATTAAAGCTTAAGTTGTTTaacagataatttaatttcacataaacagtaaataataaagtaatgttaatttaaataatatatgcatgtacaactatacattaattttgtatcGCAAATGCAATTGTCATTTGGAAACTtgatctaaattaaaataataagtatcaaTTCGTTAAAACCTTTTGAGATTTAGAAATTTTTcttaacttataatacatcGATTTTAAGAATTAGGACCAAAATGGTTAtacttattatctatttaaatcattgatCAAAAGTTCTGTTTGCATAAATAtatcctttttttaatttttatgtttttatatgtatataatatttagtcggGTGATACTACCGAATATCttcttactatttatataattttcagttattttaaactgttataaaaattacttattgtacAAACATTAAACATGTATGGATTATAATTAcgctttttaataaaaaagttgtttGTTAACTAATTCATGATTCCATTcgcgtaatattttaaagctttTAAACTTATGTAGTACAGACCCTACCATTATTAAACGCGTACGCGTTTATCTAAACGTGTTTTAAtcgtttatattgttatatcgttataataagttatatattaaataaaatgttttcgacaatttttaatttagtatgtcctaatttataaacatccattataataatatccacgattataatatgtataactcaATACACTGATgaattatgttatttgataaaatatagatttaaaatacacgACATTAGGAATttgaataacatatattttgtattaagttAGTTATGAAAGCGTAAATTTACACGCACATTGGGACAcccccaaaaaaaataaataaaaatgtatcaatcgAGTATATTACTGGTCCTCTCCCCAACTCGACAAATTTCTGGGTAAGTGTACGtgaagtatacctatatattttatgtatatgaatCTATTTTGAAATCGAGTCATCTATACGCGCGTaatagaatacaatataatatatataataatatatttatatgtcatATTACACGCAGTTTGTCAGCGATCAATGCCGCGGCGGGCCGAAACGACGTGTACCTGAGCCAGACCGAGCACGACGTTGGGTGTAAGCTCCAGTTGTGGACGTTGTTCGTGAGCTGTAAGACAGTGTACGCGGAGAGGACTCGGGTGGAGGTGCCCCCAGACGCCTTGCCATCGGGTTGTTGGACACCGTACGGATGGTACGTGTTCTGCGACTCGTTGGCGAACGTCTACCGAGTGCAGCCTGGCGCACCGGAACCGGAAACGGTCGTGGCGACGACGGCAGATCCGATCTCGGCGAAACACGGAAACGGCGGCGGTCCGGGCGCGTTGGTGTGCCCCAGCAAACAGGGTTTCGTTTTGTACGCGGTCAACCAAGACAACCGTCTAAcggtgattattattattattgagatgGTTATTTCTATGAATGTACGCATGGTATAATGCGTGTGACACGTGTAAAAAGAGAGCTTTGCGACTTGTGAtagtcatatttataattttctaatgacTGAGacgtttttattgttgtagcTCAATTGTGGCCGACGGCCGTACAAGAGATGTGgacaaccatattatattttgagatgTGTGAGATAGTAATcgaaacgaaaaaataaataacccgATCTTGTCACAACAcgtcgatattatatatttatatgtatacaaaactgCTATAGAactttataaatgatatattatacgctaACAGCTGTCATTTATCATAACGGTGGTGGTGAAAATACAGTATTTATGTCTATAAGTCTACATTATAAAATCTGAGATAATAACTAGTGAAATAGAGgagttttaatatactatagctatttaaattattttttctatattaaaggCTGGGCTGTGGGAGAATCGAAAAACAATATGATGTCTTcaacttattattactattcatttatttaactagtAACAAATAAAGTTAAACGGTTTTGTAATCCGCCCTAAATGTCGGTTTCTAAAAACTGGAGTAAATAATGTATCGAATTGAGTAATCTATGTAAACgatttcattcaaaattaattattatttatttatgtattaggattttcatatgtttaataacaaaatataattacctcaatacacattacaatatgaaacaataaatttaatgataaatacaattgaatttaaaatataaaagaaccAAATAACtaggcaataaaaaaatattacattttgagttcgtaaaaataataactaataaaagcCCATTAATTACCAACCAGCtgcagtatttaattaattatattttattggcataggtattataggtataccacCGTGaatattaggtaatttattaccattataacaataaataatacgtgttATTGTAAAAACGTAGATGTTCTtgttacctataaataaaattaatgtaattatttacaaatatatattataatttgtttgttttatatttaagctaattgataactttaattttgatattttataagcttattagttattattgtcgtGACACAATTAAATTGCGAGTTATGCAAATATAGCAAATAGGCTCAGATGCTTATTTAGCTACTTTGGTCCGAAATCAGATATATCCGTTCCCGTGAcgagaaattcaaaaaattacatcattgaaacaaaaacagtcaatctgaaaaaaacttataataataaaatatgtaatattatatgccgtaatatatcattaaaaaacctTACGATATTTTCTAaagatttaataactaaattgcGTGCTTCAATAATGATGAAAGATTTTTAACCatctatatactatttacgtatattataaatatattgtattatgatattattgttaaacatatacgagtattatgatatatgtcGAGTTGCAAGGACTGACCTCTTGGggaattttgtatatttttttgtataataatattactgttgCCGAATTgcgttttttgttaatttatattatattcaatataatgtgtataatatattagaatactAGCTGATTCTGCACAGCTGCCCGTAACAAATTAAATGCCGCagatttatttctttttaaactcCGTTAAATGTAATCTGcacagatttttaatatagttatttgggTTGCTTTGATCAAGTATAAAacacaaatcaaaaattacgtatttttGATGAGCCAACAAATATCTGGtgcgatttttgttttaaaatttaaaaatttggctcacacacacacacacaacttTGTGTACAAATaatcgaaaatataaaaataaaagattatttttacagcAGCGTATACTGCAAATATGTTATTGgggtatgtgtataatgtgaCAACCCTCACTGACCGTATACTATcactaaaattactttattttataattatattattcatataatatgagaaattcatattaaaacaccattaattattatattataaattaaagtgatgagttaatttaaatattgcgttgaacttaaaaataggtattccAAATTTATAGTGGATTATTGGAAATATATCAGTGATTATGCGCGCAGTTTATACAAAGCAgcacttttatattatgcacattattttccaatatataattacactcGTCACTCAATATAGGTATGCCtcagtgattataatataatcattgcaCAAAATCtaccttaaaaaaatctattatatattgtatacaacccCACAGTGCTTCAAGGACACCAGGggcatttttacaaaaatatggaCAATAGTCGTTGATTACATATTGCAGTGTATGACAGCTGTAAAAAATGACGTTTACGGATGGTCGGACGaggtataaaacataattaagtacataatattatgatataatatcatacgcaCCTAAACAGTATTGGATAagtcaataaacatttatttttaatcctgCAGGGAACTCTGTTACGACTAACAcagaaaaaacaacaaatattgaaaGTGTACGgattaaaaatcaagtattttacttttatcaaaCCAACGGACGAAATGGTGGCCACCATAAACCATGCAAACACTTTGCAAGTGTGGGATGCTTCGACTGGAGAAtttgtgaacatttttaatatccatTAAAGTAGGGTAGCATTCTATTATTGTCTTTTGTTGTTTTACAGAAAAGCAAGATGAAACTAAATGGAACTGCAACGGATTTGTGTAGTAATCCATTTTACCACTATATTGCCATTACGTTTAAAAACGGTAAAATGGAATTGCTAAGAACTGTTCccaaagtaaacaaaatagaGTGCATTGCAAAAATAGTACTATGTGATGAAGACTTATCTTCGATAAAATTTTTCTCTGACGGAAACATTTGTAATGTCACTAGTTTTCCCACAGGTCGCTTCTATTATATAAGTgtgagtaaatataaataaatttgatattatcgttttatatacctaatgtcatttaattattttattgaaaattaattcttattaaaaacgtatgatataaaattttaaactattaattaacacTGTCTTTATGTGCATTAAATGATGttatggaataataataaaataatttaatattttaatatttaattgtaaaattaaaatatctattagatTACATTAGGACAGAAATGTGCAGTTTTAAGAAAACATCAGTTGGGAAAACATGTAATTGACATTGATATAgtcgataataaaaaatcatcgTTTTTGACAGTTTTATATTCAGATCTGAACAACGATGAAAATGCagggaataatattttaatatatgatatattttttaatatagtttttaaattaaatgatatacaaaattattatacgtcaGTATTTAAATGGAGTTCATATAGTATTCCTGGTGCACTAAACATTGCTTTTACTGTCTTGCATTCTAAAAGTATTCACTTGATGACTATAGATATCGTAAAGGTATATGattcaatatttacttaacctttttattatttattatgatattatgttaacgtTTAAGGAAAACATGTTGAACTTACAAACTATACCATTAGAccatcaattaaaatgtattaaggcATATACGAACGGAAATCATTCTATTACATTTAGTCCGGAtggttcatataatatttatgaatttgacGATGATGGTCAgtggaaaaaaatgattatggtAAACTGTAGTCATTGGCAAAGTGGAGGATTGATTGCTGCTCAAATCGATGACAATGCTAATAACATACTAACACTAAGTTATCAAGGAAACTTTATTTCTAcaagttttaagtaaattgtacaatagaaactatttaaataaaatattttgactaaaataatatttcttatttacaaattttagagGCACATTAAATCGTAAAAGAAGGAttgataattcaaattttctaattattgagGATAATTCTGAAACAAAAGGAATCGGTTTTGAGGATAGGCCAGAatgttagtttattattgttagctcttatataataaagaaacatcataatttattgactGAACTTCACTATTTTTCAGCTCCAAAACGAATGACATGGGAAATGATAaaccaacaaaataaattaaatgaaactaTAGTGGCTTATAGTaatcaaaaacaacaaattatacaaaattttgaaaaaataaaaatagaagtaataataacaaaaaataatttattaaaataataataaatacaaattataatagaataaaataatcataatatttaatttaattttataatgtacctattcaatggtttatttatgtattttgaattttagctTCAACATTTGTTAGAAACTAATGTCAATGGACCtgaagatataaaaataaatatagaagaaTTCGATTTAAATGTAGATTATAGACTAAATTTCAGAGAAAAGTGTAAACTTGAACGTAAAGAGTACGAAGTTAAAATTCTTAGTGACATAAACAAGTTTAAAATGgaaactgaaaatattattaaggaaAAATGGGaaacactttttattaaaccaaaatctatatatgtacgtatgaggtattaaaatcataaaaaaaactaattttaaatttaattttagtgtttaaaaaatatatataaagtagacAACTATCCAATAAGCATAATAGACCAAGACATTATCAAAAAAgcaaataaaatcattgaaaaaagaatattaatcGGAGATATGTCAGAACAAATATTTACCGTAGAAGATACATTTTCCAAGTAagaagtacctataaatacattttatgcgaattttaaaaacatttttttctagaaatgATTTTGAGATATTGGACGTTGAATCGAATTTATTGGAATCCGATGACAAACTAAGTAATGATTTATCAATGACGGGTTCAATCAGTTATGAGTTTATAGAAACTATCGGCACTCTAAATTCTCAGtacaattatcataaattagaaATGGCTGaagatgaaataattttacttaaagtatgtaaacaataaaagtatttatgtatattgaaaaattgttttgacctacttgttcatttttatttaataacctgttttacttatttactattatatacttttattagcTTATGGTTAACAAATTAAAGCACAAATTCAATAAACTATTTGATGATTTATTAACGGAAAAACAACAGCAACTGGATAATTTGAAAGAATATAATGAAAGATTACGTGTAATTGAAACTGAGTTGAGATTGGCATGCAAaagtattaaaactaaacagactagtaaaatattgaatatacagTTGTGATTTCTATTCATTTTGTTTAGTTGAACCTACCGAACCGTTACCTATAGATTATGAAtggaataaatatgaaaaaatcgaAGAACTTTTACACGTCAATGACAATGAAGTTCCTGTAGAActgtatcgtaataatatattatctagtaaAGAAATGTCGAAAGATGTGAATTCAAgcacagaaaaaataaacaatgaatcaGTAAATCTTAACAACTATAGACAGCGAGCACTGGTTTTTATGATGGATGGTGTACTGGAGAAAAGGTGGGAAGATGAATTGAAAAAAGACGTGCCAAAACCGCAATGCATAATGGTGTGTGagggtatattttaaaatttatttgggTTTGGAGTGACAATCGCTTCGGTgacactttttatatttacaaactaGTTTgcgtacatttataattaccaACTCCGaactagtatttaatatatatatatatattttataaaagacaTTTCTAATCTATACActttatagtaggtaataggtatatagtaatacTGTGCCGTGTCTAATGGGGGGCAAAGGGGGAAATTGCCACCGGCGTCTTTAACTCTTAATCCGGCGCTGTATagtatacacaatttaatacaatatgcaAATACGTTGACAATTAGTGTACTAGACTTGGAAAACGTAAGGGAATCCATTGAGACTACTTCCATTAATATAgtacaactattttaaatataatgcaatatatgattacaatttaattattatactcgtaatgataaaaaattattaatttctgatcaatagaaattaatttttagtacgcacgtatatattaaatattgaatttctttacaattaattatttaaatcttttctaagttattattaatttttacaacttattgaaatttaataaaacaatttttttttgttttatttcattatagaacatatcaacataattaaaatttattttcactataaaaattgaaatttatataggGGGTGGTGTTACAATTTTGTAGGATAATGCTGCATTTGTCactgatttattttgttaacagttaaacaaaaattctGAGGATTTTACGAAAGATGATTTAAAGGCTATAgatgaatacaaaaaattaactttgacTTTGAACGACgaaagaataaaatacaaaaacattctCGAAGaagaaaagataaaaattcatCATCACATTGcacagattataaaaaaatttgaccataatgtatttatgctGTTTCAATTAAAGTTGAAGTACAATTCAGCCATCGATCaagaaattttgaaaatgcttaggctttcaaaaatgttaagtgaCAGTGATCAACGAAAACATCAAATTAAACAACacaagtaggtatttaaatttgttttattgttttaaaaatattttatcaaatttttaaattttcaaattgacgtttaaagtgaaaaaatttt
This sequence is a window from Rhopalosiphum maidis isolate BTI-1 chromosome 1, ASM367621v3, whole genome shotgun sequence. Protein-coding genes within it:
- the LOC113550420 gene encoding uncharacterized protein LOC113550420, with protein sequence MEELKENFTFKSLSEEELYNQTDNTDESENVSSKCVFARWLKPASVNELKFVSKDVLLIHVEKTLIFYDTNTQKEDILIVGSKSTPGSGGDNNLYLEGIGCFDCCEIDLLALAEHPPISKVVICLYPALKVLATLIDSSCSSPYKSILFLRLEYLIGLRDYPAFDLIVWAWRIGEKLLVVDTGFIQPNQYLNLSAINAAAGRNDVYLSQTEHDVGCKLQLWTLFVSCKTVYAERTRVEVPPDALPSGCWTPYGWYVFCDSLANVYRVQPGAPEPETVVATTADPISAKHGNGGGPGALVCPSKQGFVLYAVNQDNRLTCFKDTRGIFTKIWTIVVDYILQCMTAVKNDVYGWSDEGTLLRLTQKKQQILKVYGLKIKYFTFIKPTDEMVATINHANTLQVWDASTGEFKSKMKLNGTATDLCSNPFYHYIAITFKNGKMELLRTVPKVNKIECIAKIVLCDEDLSSIKFFSDGNICNVTSFPTGRFYYISVSKYK
- the LOC113549543 gene encoding cilia- and flagella-associated protein 43-like → MTIDIVKENMLNLQTIPLDHQLKCIKAYTNGNHSITFSPDGSYNIYEFDDDGQWKKMIMVNCSHWQSGGLIAAQIDDNANNILTLSYQGNFISTSFKGTLNRKRRIDNSNFLIIEDNSETKGIGFEDRPESPKRMTWEMINQQNKLNETIVAYSNQKQQIIQNFEKIKIELQHLLETNVNGPEDIKINIEEFDLNVDYRLNFREKCKLERKEYEVKILSDINKFKMETENIIKEKWETLFIKPKSIYCLKNIYKVDNYPISIIDQDIIKKANKIIEKRILIGDMSEQIFTVEDTFSKNDFEILDVESNLLESDDKLSNDLSMTGSISYEFIETIGTLNSQYNYHKLEMAEDEIILLKLMVNKLKHKFNKLFDDLLTEKQQQLDNLKEYNERLRVIETELRLACKIEPTEPLPIDYEWNKYEKIEELLHVNDNEVPVELYRNNILSSKEMSKDVNSSTEKINNESVNLNNYRQRALVFMMDGVLEKRWEDELKKDVPKPQCIMLNKNSEDFTKDDLKAIDEYKKLTLTLNDERIKYKNILEEEKIKIHHHIAQIIKKFDHNVFMLFQLKLKYNSAIDQEILKMLRLSKMLSDSDQRKHQIKQHNEKILELRETITGIEQVITETNKKIAKSEPNSLLNTIETLNHKNNIFNKRFKSEFPSKLIYEQALIAYNRRPKIQGNTNYSSILGYQFVNTILDPTDDKLQLLTSEFVKYLDTLRVYDDYKYVDDYKLNMDKETWHKVCNFRRMKIESEFKISTYQKDVTDKDNLLDSLKRNKEDKEAMIEKLKMSIIKLENQDLCYEDNPEIQLVMKQGNIEIVLTGHFSDFENTTLISKNSIDEVNAEIKKMGYTKIDALSNLLKFKRKCRFLKWEHDILKKHKIPLYKFRFDLITSMKITENVLNYLKFKMKGINNAEQAEQNVDKELAAIKFTYTKQKEKLNEKLNEMFKTVRDTKNKNKKADEDIDQMTRELTELKCLIDYGLNDKLIRHSSEKMKNIMKFTQINTKVLELHKEIEALQIELELLLLKTFPTLYTNFSKNTRISK